In one Hymenobacter sp. DG25B genomic region, the following are encoded:
- a CDS encoding DUF4159 domain-containing protein has product MPAPFTFVRLSYHSGDWDAVDERMPANLLHSLVEYTKVPIAAKEKVVALDSEELFRYPFCYLSGHRLVQFSEQEKKNFTQYVRGGGFVFVDDCNHDIDGLFARSFEEQMRQCFGAGALRKIPNTHPLYFQFFKFKEGPPPTAFELNGWGDDLVHDYLKGIEINGRLGVLYSNKDYGCEWDYDFRNKRFLAEDNTKFGVNILLYALTV; this is encoded by the coding sequence ATGCCCGCCCCGTTCACCTTCGTACGCCTCAGCTACCACTCCGGCGACTGGGATGCCGTGGACGAACGGATGCCCGCCAACCTGCTGCACTCCCTGGTGGAGTACACCAAAGTGCCCATTGCCGCAAAGGAAAAAGTAGTGGCCCTGGACTCTGAGGAGCTGTTTCGCTACCCGTTCTGCTACCTTTCCGGCCACCGGCTGGTGCAGTTTTCGGAGCAGGAGAAAAAGAACTTCACGCAGTATGTGCGCGGCGGTGGTTTTGTGTTTGTGGATGACTGCAACCACGATATCGACGGGCTGTTTGCGCGCTCTTTTGAGGAGCAAATGCGCCAGTGCTTCGGGGCTGGGGCGCTGCGCAAAATCCCGAACACGCACCCGCTCTACTTCCAGTTTTTTAAGTTCAAGGAAGGCCCGCCGCCTACCGCTTTCGAGCTCAATGGCTGGGGCGACGACCTGGTGCACGACTACCTGAAAGGCATCGAAATAAACGGCCGCCTGGGCGTGCTCTACTCCAACAAAGACTATGGCTGCGAGTGGGACTACGACTTCCGCAACAAGCGCTTCCTGGCCGAAGACAACACCAAGTTTGGGGTCAATATTCTGCTGTATGCTTTAACCGTGTAA
- a CDS encoding porin family protein, with amino-acid sequence MKKLILLLAGLLVGGAASAQIGLKAGLNAAVLDGEQISQKTEYNYTYHAGLFYTYNLVGPLSIRPELLYSLQGADFKAAQEDYETKLHYLNLPILLDLKISRLHLQAGPQFGVLLTAKQAGTVLVSYDPATQMETYGSVSHQVNDQYKKQDFSLCVGAELEIANGLRAGGRFNAGLTDVADYKDVRSPDDPHLKNRVVQAYLAFQLGGK; translated from the coding sequence ATGAAAAAACTTATCCTGCTGCTGGCCGGCCTGTTGGTGGGCGGCGCGGCTTCCGCTCAAATAGGCCTGAAAGCGGGCCTGAATGCTGCCGTACTCGATGGGGAGCAAATCAGCCAGAAAACGGAGTACAACTATACCTATCACGCCGGCCTGTTCTACACTTACAATCTGGTAGGCCCGCTCTCCATCCGGCCGGAGCTGCTCTACTCCCTGCAGGGGGCTGACTTTAAAGCCGCCCAGGAAGACTACGAAACCAAGCTGCACTATCTGAACCTGCCCATCCTGCTCGACCTCAAAATCAGCCGCCTGCACCTACAGGCCGGTCCGCAGTTTGGGGTGCTGCTCACGGCCAAACAGGCCGGTACCGTACTGGTCAGCTACGACCCCGCCACCCAGATGGAAACCTACGGCAGCGTAAGCCACCAGGTAAACGACCAGTACAAAAAGCAGGATTTCAGCCTGTGCGTGGGCGCCGAGCTGGAAATTGCCAACGGCTTGCGTGCCGGCGGCCGCTTCAACGCCGGCCTTACCGATGTTGCCGACTACAAAGACGTGCGCAGCCCCGACGATCCGCACCTCAAAAACCGCGTGGTGCAAGCCTACTTAGCATTTCAGCTGGGGGGCAAGTAG
- a CDS encoding TldD/PmbA family protein — protein sequence MPILSQEESQAILKKVLSFSQADECAGTLQGRLSGNIRYARNNVSTAGMSDNVSLVVEARFGKKSGVATCNQFDDATLRQCVKRAEEIARLAPEDPEYVPMLGPQQYLTPTTFVPATAAITPDVRARAAGDSIALCESRKLTAAGYLEDASSFQALRNSKGLEAYQQFTNLDYSVTVRTPDGKGSGYAVADFADVKSFDAKALTKRAADKAASSVNARAIEPGKYTVILEPAALVSDEGLLNRLVYALDAREADEGRSFLSKKGGGNKTGEKLFDDRISIYTDPQNATAPGGVFDNEGLPVKRMPWIEKGVVKNLYYTRFWAQKNKVEPSAFAGNFVMSGGTQSLEEMIKGTAKGILVTRLWYIRDVDPQTLLVTGLTRDGTFYIENGKIKFPIKNMRFNESPVIMLNNVEALGKPVRLGGNVIPPMKIRDFTFTSLSDAV from the coding sequence ATGCCTATCCTTTCCCAAGAAGAGTCTCAGGCTATCCTGAAAAAAGTACTCAGCTTCTCGCAGGCTGATGAGTGCGCGGGCACGCTGCAGGGCCGCCTCAGCGGCAATATCCGCTACGCCCGCAACAACGTGAGCACCGCGGGCATGTCCGATAACGTGTCGTTGGTCGTGGAAGCGCGCTTCGGCAAGAAATCCGGCGTGGCTACCTGCAACCAGTTCGATGACGCCACGCTGCGCCAGTGCGTAAAGCGGGCCGAGGAAATTGCCCGCCTGGCTCCCGAAGACCCGGAATACGTGCCCATGCTGGGTCCGCAGCAATACCTCACGCCTACCACGTTTGTCCCTGCCACGGCGGCCATCACGCCGGATGTGCGGGCCCGGGCGGCCGGCGACAGTATTGCCCTCTGTGAGAGCCGCAAGCTTACGGCCGCCGGTTATCTGGAAGATGCCTCCTCGTTTCAGGCCCTGCGCAACAGCAAAGGACTGGAAGCCTATCAGCAGTTTACCAACCTTGACTACAGCGTAACGGTACGCACGCCCGACGGCAAAGGCTCCGGCTATGCCGTGGCCGACTTTGCCGACGTGAAGAGCTTCGATGCCAAGGCCCTCACCAAGCGCGCCGCTGATAAAGCCGCGTCTTCGGTGAATGCCCGCGCCATTGAGCCCGGCAAGTACACCGTAATTTTGGAGCCGGCTGCCCTGGTATCGGATGAGGGGCTTTTGAACCGCCTGGTGTATGCCCTGGACGCCCGCGAAGCCGACGAAGGCCGCTCGTTCCTGAGCAAAAAAGGCGGTGGCAACAAAACCGGCGAAAAGCTCTTCGACGACCGGATCAGCATCTACACTGACCCGCAGAACGCTACGGCACCGGGTGGCGTGTTTGATAACGAGGGGCTGCCCGTGAAGCGCATGCCCTGGATTGAAAAAGGCGTGGTGAAAAACCTGTACTACACCCGCTTCTGGGCTCAGAAAAACAAGGTAGAGCCCAGCGCATTTGCCGGCAACTTTGTGATGAGCGGCGGCACCCAGAGTCTGGAGGAAATGATTAAGGGCACCGCCAAGGGTATTCTGGTCACCCGCCTGTGGTATATCCGCGACGTGGACCCACAAACCCTGCTGGTCACCGGCCTCACGCGGGATGGCACGTTCTACATTGAGAACGGCAAAATCAAATTCCCCATCAAAAACATGCGCTTCAACGAAAGCCCGGTGATTATGCTGAATAACGTGGAGGCCCTGGGCAAACCCGTGCGTCTGGGCGGCAACGTTATACCGCCCATGAAAATCCGGGACTTCACGTTTACCAGCTTATCAGACGCGGTGTAG
- a CDS encoding TldD/PmbA family protein, whose protein sequence is MKRRDFVGITGLATGALFLPSLPGFAGALVSPEQLLEGGLDVAVKKRLADAALNAAKAAGATYTDVRIGRYLNQGIFTREKQVQNILSSESFGAGVRVIANGTWGFASTNTVTEAGLAKAAQLAVQIAKANAKVQKEQVRLAPQKGYGEVSWKAPIKQNAFEVPVKEKVDLLLAANAKALENGASFVNSVLFQVNEQKYFASTDGSYIDQDIHRIYPTFGVTVVDRTSGKFRSRQALSSPMGMGYEYLTPKAEDKVAGPQGSDVVGYKYSYDMLEDAARAAKQAKEKLSCKSVTPGKYDLVLDPHHLGLTIHESVGHPLELDRVLGYEANYAGTSFATLEWKKLGKPYGSKQVNIVADKLQPGSLGAVGYDDEGVKTKEWNLIKEGTLVDYEKIRDQAHMVGQNESDGCCYAQSWKDVQFQRMPNVSLKPGATKLSVDEMVKNVDKGIYIAGNGSFSIDQQRYNFQFGGQVFYAIEKGKITGMLEDVAYQSNTQEFWNSCSAVCDQSDYRFAGFFNDGKGQPSQSSAVSHGSSTTRFNGVNVINTARKIG, encoded by the coding sequence TTGAAAAGACGTGATTTTGTGGGCATAACCGGTCTGGCGACTGGCGCCTTGTTTCTGCCCAGCCTGCCCGGCTTTGCCGGCGCGCTCGTCAGCCCCGAGCAACTGCTGGAGGGTGGCCTTGATGTAGCCGTGAAAAAGCGTCTGGCCGATGCCGCCCTGAACGCGGCGAAAGCCGCCGGCGCCACCTATACCGATGTGCGCATTGGCCGCTACCTCAACCAGGGCATTTTCACCCGCGAAAAGCAGGTGCAGAACATCCTCAGCTCGGAGAGCTTTGGGGCCGGCGTGCGCGTAATTGCCAACGGCACCTGGGGCTTTGCGTCTACCAATACCGTAACGGAAGCAGGCCTGGCCAAAGCCGCCCAGCTGGCGGTGCAGATTGCCAAGGCCAATGCCAAAGTGCAGAAGGAGCAGGTGCGGCTGGCGCCCCAGAAAGGCTACGGCGAGGTGAGTTGGAAAGCACCCATCAAACAAAACGCTTTTGAAGTACCCGTAAAAGAGAAAGTAGACCTGCTGCTGGCGGCCAACGCCAAAGCCCTGGAAAACGGCGCGAGCTTCGTGAATTCCGTGCTGTTTCAGGTGAACGAGCAGAAGTACTTTGCCTCCACGGATGGCTCCTACATCGACCAGGATATCCACCGCATTTACCCCACGTTTGGGGTAACGGTGGTCGACCGTACCTCGGGTAAGTTCCGCAGCCGGCAGGCCCTGAGCTCCCCCATGGGCATGGGCTACGAGTACCTCACGCCCAAGGCCGAGGACAAAGTAGCCGGGCCCCAGGGCTCCGATGTGGTGGGCTACAAGTACAGCTATGATATGCTGGAAGATGCCGCCCGCGCCGCCAAGCAGGCCAAGGAAAAGCTCAGCTGCAAATCCGTAACGCCCGGCAAGTATGACCTGGTGCTGGACCCGCACCACCTGGGCCTGACCATTCACGAATCTGTTGGCCACCCGCTGGAGCTGGACCGCGTGCTGGGCTACGAAGCCAACTACGCGGGTACTTCCTTCGCCACCCTGGAGTGGAAAAAGCTGGGCAAGCCCTACGGCTCCAAGCAGGTGAACATTGTAGCCGATAAGCTGCAGCCCGGCTCGCTGGGCGCGGTGGGGTACGATGATGAAGGCGTGAAGACCAAGGAGTGGAACCTGATTAAGGAAGGCACGCTGGTGGACTATGAAAAAATCCGGGACCAGGCGCACATGGTAGGCCAGAACGAGTCCGACGGATGCTGCTACGCGCAGTCCTGGAAAGACGTGCAGTTTCAGCGCATGCCCAACGTAAGTCTGAAGCCAGGAGCTACCAAGCTCAGTGTGGATGAGATGGTGAAGAACGTGGACAAAGGCATTTACATTGCCGGCAACGGGTCCTTCTCCATTGACCAGCAGCGCTACAACTTCCAGTTTGGCGGGCAGGTGTTTTATGCCATTGAGAAAGGCAAAATCACGGGCATGCTGGAAGACGTGGCCTATCAGTCGAACACCCAGGAATTCTGGAACAGCTGCTCGGCCGTATGCGACCAGTCGGACTACCGGTTTGCGGGCTTCTTTAACGATGGCAAGGGCCAGCCCAGCCAAAGCTCGGCGGTGAGCCACGGCTCCAGCACCACGCGCTTTAATGGTGTAAACGTCATCAACACGGCCCGCAAAATTGGGTAA
- a CDS encoding GIY-YIG nuclease family protein, with translation MHYHHYYVYLVTNPKRTTLYTGVTNDLARRLAQHMENEGGRRTFAGRYFCNLLVHWE, from the coding sequence ATGCATTATCATCATTACTACGTCTACCTGGTGACCAATCCCAAGCGAACCACTTTATACACCGGTGTTACCAATGATCTGGCCCGCCGGCTGGCCCAGCATATGGAAAACGAAGGTGGGAGGCGCACTTTTGCCGGGCGCTACTTCTGCAATCTGCTGGTGCATTGGGAGTAG